Part of the Candidatus Methylomirabilota bacterium genome, ACGTCCATGCGCCCGATCTGAAGCGAGGGCGCCATGCCGCTCTCGGCAATGCCGGGCGTCAGCGTCTTTGGATGGATCATCGTGTAGATGTTGCGGATGAACGTGGTGCCGATGACTTCGGGCGAGCAGCGCTTGGTCCAGGGCGTGGGATTGGCCTGCACCTTCTTGTACGGGGCGCTCTCGAGCACGGCCGGGCTCTCAAGCTCGTAGACGGCGAGGTGCTTGGGCCCGCCCTTCACGGCCTCGTAGCGGGCGCCGCTCAGGAAGCCGGGCACGGCCAGGCGCTCCTTGAGGTGCTCCTCGTTGTACCAGCGGTTGAAATCGGGTTCCTTGTCCGCGGGAATGTCCGTCCACACCATCAAGAGCCCGGTACCTTTCTTGGCCATACGTTACCCTCCTCGAGGATCCCCCTCACCCTGCCCTCTCCCCCAATGGGTGAGAGGGATTGAAAAGGCGATCTCACTGGTCGGTGATGGCGCTCTTCTACTCCGGCGACCTCACGGTGTCAACGCCCCCGCGCGGTGGAAGCCGAGCCAAGCGCGGGCCGGCGCAGCAGGGTGACGGCGAGCGGGCCGAGCACCAGGGCCGCGCCCAAGCCTGCTCCGATGACGGCCAGGCCATAGCCCAAGGCCGGGCCGACGGCCGGAGCGATTCATCAGGCGGGAGAGCGGCCAGCTCGCGAGGGCGGATCCCAGCCCGCTCACGGCGACGGGCAGGCCCGACCAGGTATTCGTGCCCATGATGCTGGCGGCCATGATGCTGCCGATGGCCATCGCGATCGATTGGGCGGTGCTCCCGCAGACCTGGGAGACGAGCAGCGTGGTCATCAACTTCCCGCGGACCGAAGGGCGACCGGACGTCGTTGTCAGGGCGGGCATGGGGCGGGTGACGTGACCGACGGGATCGTATCACGGCGGGCGGATTCTGGTAGAGTCACTGCCGTGGGCGAGCTCTCGTACCTCGGCCTTCGCGTCAGTCGCGTGACGCCGTTTCTCGCCGACCTGGGCGGGGGCAAGAACCTGCTCTTCGTCAAGGTCGAGACGGAGGCGGGCCCGCACGGCTGGGGCGAGTGCTACACGCAGGCCGACCGTGACACGAGCATCATCGCCCTCGTGGAAGCGCTGGGCCGCTATCTTGTCGGGCGCGACGCCTCGCACATCACGCACTTCCTCCACGTGGCCTATCACGACTTCGCGGCCAAGCGCGGGGCCATGGATTTCTGGAGCGCGGTCAGCGGCCTCGAGCAGGCGCTCTGGGACATCGCGGGTAAGCGCCACGGCGTGCCGGTGCACGCGTTGCTCGGCGGGCCGTGCCGCGAGCGCATCCGCGTCTATGCCAATGGCTGGTACGGCAAGAGCAAGACGCCGGCCGACTACGCCGCGCGGGCGCGCGAGACAGTGGCCCGCGGATTCAGCGCCCTCAAGTTCGATCCCTTCCCCGGTCCCTGGCGAACGCATCTTTCGCGCGAGCACGAAGAGCAGGCGGTGGAGACGGTGGCCGCCGTGCGAGAAGCCGTCGGTACCGAGGTCGACCTGCTCATCGAGGTGCACCGGCGCCTCGCGCCCATGCACGCGGTGCGTATCGCGCGGGCCATGGAGCGCTTCCGGCCGTTCTGGTACGAGGAGCCCGTCTCCTCGACCAATCTGGAGGCCCTGGCCGAGTGCCGGCGCCAGATCAGCATCCCCGTGGTCACCGGCGAGGAACTCTACACGCGCGCGGAGTTTCGCCGCGTCTTCGAGCTGCGCGCGGCGGACATCGTCAATCCTGACGTCTGCAACTGCGGGGGCATCCTCGAGCTTCGCGCCATCGCGCAGATGGCCGAGCCGTCATTCGTGACGGTCTCCCCCCACAACTACAACAGCACCACGGTGGGCCTGGCCGCGACGCTCCAGGTGTCGGCGGCCATTCCGAACTTCCTCATCACCGAGTACTTCGTGAACTTCGAAGGCCGCGGGCGTGAGATCGCCAGCCCCGGCTTCGAGGTGCGAGATGGCTACATCGCCGTCCCCCAGAGCCCCGGTCTGGGCATCGAGCTGGACGAGTCGGCGCTCGCGCGCTATCCGGGCCGCCAGTTTCCCCCGCGCGCCCTGCCCTCGCCGGCTGACGAAGGCCCGTAGCCTGGACTATGCGCGAACAGGTGCTCCCCCTGATCCACTCAGCCCTCGCCTCGCGGCTGCGCCGCTCAGCTCGAACTGCGGCCCTCTCCCCCGCGACGGGGGAGAGGGATGTGAGCAATCTCGTCGCCCTGCATTTCCTTCTGATCCCTCTCCCCCAATTGGGGGAGAGGGCAGAGTGAGGGGGCGGTAGGGTGAGCGGGCGGTATTGTGAAAGGCGCCTTCATGTACGCCCTGCAGTAGGACAGACCGAAAGGATTCCGCCTTGATCACCAAGTTCTCGACCGTCTACGCCGGCCACGTCGATCTTCCCGACATGGGACAGCTGGCCACCCCCGCCAACGAGCGGCGCTACTCGAACGAGCACCTGGCCACGGTCTTCTCGAAGACCGAGGCCATCGCCCGCTGCATGGACGAGCACGGATACCGCACGCTCTGGCTGGCCGAGCACCACTTCCAGCGCGAGGGCTACGAGTGCCTCCCCAACATCCTGATGCTCGCCGTCCATCTCGCGCATCTGACCTCTCGGCTCCGCACGGGGTGCGGCTTCAACATCACGCCCATGTGGCACCCGCTGCGGCTGGCCGAGGACTACGCCACCGCCGACATCCTCACGGGCGGACGCACCATCTTCGGCGTGGGTCGCGGCTATCACACCCGCGAGGTGGAGACCTTCGGGGCGCCCATGCTCGATGCCGACGCCAATCGCGAGCTCTTCGAGGAGCAGGTCGACATCATCATGAAGGCCTTCCACTCGGAGTCTTTCGCGCACAAGGGCAAGCACTACACCCTGCCCCCCGCCGTGCCGTATCGCGGGTACGAGCTCAAGGAGCTGACCCTGGTCCCCCGCCCCCTCCGCCAGCCCGTGGAATGCTGGCAGCCGGTGGTGAGCGCCAGCGCGCGCGGGCTCGACTTCATGATCAAGCACCGCATCAAAGGGCTGATCGGCGGCGGGGCGGCCACCATGGCGGAGAAGTCGATCTTCGCCTATCAGGATGCCGCGCACCGCGGCGGGCTCGACTACAAACTCGGCGAGGGATTGAGCCTCGGCATCTTCTATCACCTGGCCGAGTCACGCGAGCGCGCGGTGCGCGAGGTCACCCCGTGGTACGAGGAGCACGTCAAGATGTTCGGCCCGCTCGGCTTCGTGCCCGGCATCACCCCGGCGCAGCTCGAGGCGTCCACCAAGCGCGGCGGCTGGGACGCGGGCGGAGTGCCCACCCTCGAGCACTACACGAAGCTGGGCGCCTGGTTCGCCGGCCCGCCCGAGGAGCTGGTCGCCCATCTCAAGTCGCTCGAGCAGAAGTACCCCGGCCTCGAGTACGTGCACCTGAGCAACAGCATGGGCACCCCGCAAAAAGCCATGCTCGAGCAGCTTGCGTGGCTCGGCAAAGAAGTCATGCCCGAATTCACCCGGCGAGCGTGCTAGTACCGACCCCCTCACCCTGCCCTCTCCCCCGAGACGGGGGAGAGGGATGGCAATGGGAACCTCCCCATCGGGGGATAGGGTGAAGGGGCGGGCTAGTGCGACTGCGGGATGATCACCTTCTCCTCGACGATGAAGCTTTTGATCCGGCCGATGAAAAGCGCGCCATCGGCGAACAAGGCCTTGGCTTCCGGCGAGGCGTGCGCGCGCGCCATGGCGGCGCGGTCGTCGTACCAGAGCTCGGCAACGCCGTCGACGTCGATGTCCGCGGTGGGAATATCCGGGCGGGTCGGCTGCTCGAGGATGTGCGACTGGACATAGCGCCGCAATCCCGGCACCGCATGCGCGAGCGGCGCGTGGATCTCGACCCAGTGCTTCATGAACTGCTCGTGCGTCATCCCCGGCTTGCGCGTCAACAGCCCTATGGTCTTGATCACCGGCGTCCCTCCCGTCGCTTCGACAACAAGTTGAACAAGGTCTTGTCCCTGCGATTCGCGACCATGTCCAGAGGCTTCACCCCCTCGCCATTCTTGAGGGTCGGGTCCGCGCCATAGCGCACCAGCATCTCGATGTATTTCCGATCGCTGTTCTTCTTGAGGAGGAAGTGCAGGGCCGCCATTCCCTTGGAGTTCTGGAAGTTCACGTTCGCTCCATGACGCAGGAGCCTTTCCGCGCTCGCGAAGTGGCTCCATTTGATGGCGCCGAGAAAGGGCGTCTCGTCTTCCGCCACCGGATCCAGGCTTGCCCCGTGCTTGACGAGCAGGTCGACGGCTTCCACATCATCCCGAAAGCCCGCGGACCACAGGCAGTATTCCGGGGTGGATCCCTTCTTCAGGAGGAACTTCGCCAAGGGCAGATTGCGGCCCCGCGAGATGGCATACCAGAGCGGCGTGGCCTTGAAGGCCGTCCCTTCCACGAAGGCCGGCTCATTGACGCCGAAGCCGAGGTCGAGGAGGTACTGAGCCAGCTCCAGGGACCGCCGGCTCGTCTTTTCATGGCTGGCCAGGCTGCATGACAGGTGCAGCAAGTTTCGCCCGCGCTCCTCCTTGACTCGCTTCAGCTCCGGGTGAGCCTCGAGAAGGGACGAGACCGCCTCCACGTTCAATGACCTGATGGACTGAAAGAGCCGCGTCTTGCTCATGCTCACTCTCCATCGGGCACGCCGGCCCGCCGCAAAACGTCCTGCACCGCATCGCTGCCGCCGACGTGATCCGGAAGCCGGGCGCCCGCGGCGATGAGCATCTGGGCGATGGCCGGGTAGTCGCCGTGGGTGATCTCCTCGGGAAGCTTCAT contains:
- a CDS encoding mandelate racemase/muconate lactonizing enzyme family protein; translated protein: MGELSYLGLRVSRVTPFLADLGGGKNLLFVKVETEAGPHGWGECYTQADRDTSIIALVEALGRYLVGRDASHITHFLHVAYHDFAAKRGAMDFWSAVSGLEQALWDIAGKRHGVPVHALLGGPCRERIRVYANGWYGKSKTPADYAARARETVARGFSALKFDPFPGPWRTHLSREHEEQAVETVAAVREAVGTEVDLLIEVHRRLAPMHAVRIARAMERFRPFWYEEPVSSTNLEALAECRRQISIPVVTGEELYTRAEFRRVFELRAADIVNPDVCNCGGILELRAIAQMAEPSFVTVSPHNYNSTTVGLAATLQVSAAIPNFLITEYFVNFEGRGREIASPGFEVRDGYIAVPQSPGLGIELDESALARYPGRQFPPRALPSPADEGP
- a CDS encoding LLM class flavin-dependent oxidoreductase, which produces MITKFSTVYAGHVDLPDMGQLATPANERRYSNEHLATVFSKTEAIARCMDEHGYRTLWLAEHHFQREGYECLPNILMLAVHLAHLTSRLRTGCGFNITPMWHPLRLAEDYATADILTGGRTIFGVGRGYHTREVETFGAPMLDADANRELFEEQVDIIMKAFHSESFAHKGKHYTLPPAVPYRGYELKELTLVPRPLRQPVECWQPVVSASARGLDFMIKHRIKGLIGGGAATMAEKSIFAYQDAAHRGGLDYKLGEGLSLGIFYHLAESRERAVREVTPWYEEHVKMFGPLGFVPGITPAQLEASTKRGGWDAGGVPTLEHYTKLGAWFAGPPEELVAHLKSLEQKYPGLEYVHLSNSMGTPQKAMLEQLAWLGKEVMPEFTRRAC
- a CDS encoding EthD domain-containing protein, with the protein product MIKTIGLLTRKPGMTHEQFMKHWVEIHAPLAHAVPGLRRYVQSHILEQPTRPDIPTADIDVDGVAELWYDDRAAMARAHASPEAKALFADGALFIGRIKSFIVEEKVIIPQSH
- a CDS encoding ankyrin repeat domain-containing protein, with the protein product MSKTRLFQSIRSLNVEAVSSLLEAHPELKRVKEERGRNLLHLSCSLASHEKTSRRSLELAQYLLDLGFGVNEPAFVEGTAFKATPLWYAISRGRNLPLAKFLLKKGSTPEYCLWSAGFRDDVEAVDLLVKHGASLDPVAEDETPFLGAIKWSHFASAERLLRHGANVNFQNSKGMAALHFLLKKNSDRKYIEMLVRYGADPTLKNGEGVKPLDMVANRRDKTLFNLLSKRREGRR